A genomic window from Candidatus Pelagisphaera phototrophica includes:
- a CDS encoding solute:sodium symporter family transporter, giving the protein MLTFVSCLAFMGFVAWYSWRKTRGHLSSASGYFLAGRGLTGLFIGGSLLLTNISTEQLIGQNGLTYAGNMTALAWEVWAVRGIILLAVIFLPMYLGGAFATMPTFLKSRYGEGTGRLVSCLLMFGYIFIWSPSVLYSGTLALMKALDFEGMTGLSQTQSIWVITWTIGVVGSIYAISGGLRAVAISDTLNGIGLLLIGCLLPIFGLMALGDKLGGGIGTALTKITTTHTEKLNAIGTGSELDAIPISAVFTGLMVMAIFYWSTNQFIIQRALGAASLKEGQKGLLLSGFFKMLIPFMAMFPGLIAFHLFGPNLSPNDMAYPALVEATLPKPLLGLFIAVMLGTVFSTYNSLLNSSATMFAFDLYKPIFNKKADDRKLISVSKTFAIITAVATLFLAPNLVHAADGVFIFVSKFAGFIAIPIAVLVTLGLFAQQLRVPPAAAIFVILFHILTYFILVWGLAIFGLKITIHFMHIFTILFILEALILVAWAKLRPHSKAYFHLHAPKVPMNAWRFSMLVSAMLLSCAALTYVFFSKLGFAYKDGVVAPSFLTLLAVSLTICLAFCYWAHVWLQPKYERYVSRKYS; this is encoded by the coding sequence ATGCTAACGTTTGTTTCCTGCCTCGCCTTTATGGGATTTGTCGCTTGGTACTCTTGGCGTAAGACCCGTGGGCATCTCTCGTCCGCTAGCGGCTATTTCCTCGCCGGAAGAGGACTTACAGGACTTTTCATCGGTGGGTCTCTCCTCCTCACTAACATCTCAACCGAGCAGCTCATCGGCCAGAACGGATTAACCTATGCCGGGAATATGACCGCCCTCGCCTGGGAAGTCTGGGCTGTGCGGGGTATCATTCTCCTCGCGGTCATCTTCTTACCCATGTATCTTGGCGGCGCGTTCGCTACGATGCCCACCTTTCTCAAATCCCGCTACGGCGAAGGCACCGGCCGACTCGTCAGTTGCTTACTGATGTTTGGATACATATTCATTTGGTCCCCTAGCGTGCTCTACAGCGGTACGCTTGCCTTGATGAAAGCGTTGGACTTTGAAGGAATGACTGGGCTAAGCCAAACGCAGTCAATTTGGGTCATTACCTGGACGATTGGTGTCGTCGGGTCGATCTACGCGATCAGCGGCGGACTTCGAGCGGTCGCTATATCCGATACGCTTAACGGAATTGGGCTGCTTTTAATCGGCTGCCTTCTCCCGATTTTCGGGCTCATGGCCCTGGGTGACAAACTAGGTGGCGGAATTGGAACCGCTCTCACCAAAATCACCACCACCCACACTGAAAAACTCAATGCCATCGGAACGGGTAGCGAACTAGACGCAATTCCAATTTCCGCAGTATTCACCGGACTGATGGTCATGGCCATTTTTTACTGGAGCACCAACCAGTTCATCATCCAGCGGGCGCTGGGTGCCGCCAGTCTCAAAGAAGGACAGAAAGGGCTCCTCTTATCCGGATTTTTCAAAATGCTCATCCCTTTCATGGCCATGTTCCCAGGATTAATCGCGTTCCACCTTTTCGGACCAAATCTTTCACCGAATGACATGGCCTACCCCGCTTTGGTCGAAGCCACGCTGCCTAAACCGCTCCTAGGCCTGTTTATCGCCGTTATGCTTGGTACAGTGTTTTCCACATACAACTCGCTTCTCAATTCGTCGGCGACCATGTTCGCCTTCGATTTGTACAAACCGATCTTTAATAAAAAAGCAGACGACCGGAAGCTAATCAGCGTATCCAAAACCTTCGCCATCATTACCGCGGTCGCCACCTTGTTCCTCGCTCCCAACCTTGTTCATGCCGCTGACGGTGTATTTATTTTCGTGAGCAAATTCGCGGGATTCATTGCTATCCCAATCGCTGTTCTAGTTACGCTTGGACTTTTCGCCCAGCAATTACGCGTACCTCCCGCTGCCGCGATATTCGTCATCCTGTTTCACATCCTCACCTATTTTATACTTGTTTGGGGACTAGCGATTTTCGGTCTCAAAATCACAATTCACTTCATGCACATTTTCACGATTCTATTTATCCTCGAAGCTTTGATTCTCGTCGCCTGGGCCAAGCTACGCCCGCATAGCAAAGCCTATTTTCACCTCCACGCTCCCAAAGTTCCGATGAACGCCTGGCGATTTAGTATGCTGGTCAGTGCCATGCTCTTGTCCTGCGCCGCCCTGACCTACGTTTTCTTTTCGAAACTGGGTTTCGCCTACAAAGACGGCGTAGTCGCCCCGTCCTTTCTAACGCTGCTTGCGGTTTCCTTGACTATATGTCTCGCCTTCTGCTACTGGGCCCACGTCTGGTTGCAGCCGAAATACGAACGATACGTATCCCGAAAATACAGCTAG
- a CDS encoding LacI family DNA-binding transcriptional regulator codes for MPKDYKRPTLKDIAAQANLSIAAVSMALKNHPSLPQSTIERVKKIADEIKYTPDPALSALAAHRNRLRVHNNFSVIGFISNWKNPEDWNQLASIREVIEGAKSRALELGYTLQPFWSKADGATPKRFSEILKTRGIRGVILAPFENYNDKLDLDWDAFSVVAIEKPGRYPFFHHILPNQYTDYLLCWERLRIRGYTRVGLVVRSDFADRWSHQWEAAHLYAQSQMEGTLDTIPILNLDETDQTETIRSWLLRYQPQAVISRCDGFFEAAEAEGIKVPDDVGYVSLNVSDDKPGVSGIYQHRRTMGATSVDVLNSLLQRNQRGPLDASIGTQVNGSWRKGFSLPPISEELISNSNTSNIE; via the coding sequence GTGCCGAAGGACTATAAACGCCCGACCCTTAAGGACATTGCTGCCCAAGCAAATCTAAGTATTGCGGCAGTATCCATGGCGCTGAAGAACCACCCGTCTCTTCCTCAGAGCACAATCGAACGAGTAAAGAAAATAGCCGACGAAATCAAATACACTCCGGACCCGGCCCTCTCCGCACTAGCGGCACATCGGAATCGTCTCCGCGTTCACAACAATTTCTCTGTCATCGGATTTATTTCCAATTGGAAGAATCCGGAAGACTGGAATCAACTTGCGAGCATACGCGAAGTGATTGAGGGAGCTAAAAGTAGAGCCCTTGAACTCGGCTACACGCTACAACCATTCTGGTCAAAAGCCGATGGAGCTACGCCAAAACGCTTTAGTGAGATATTGAAAACGCGTGGAATTCGCGGAGTCATTCTAGCTCCTTTCGAAAACTACAATGACAAACTGGACTTAGACTGGGACGCATTTTCAGTAGTAGCGATCGAAAAGCCAGGGAGGTACCCCTTCTTCCATCATATCCTGCCAAACCAGTATACGGATTACCTGCTATGCTGGGAAAGGTTACGAATTCGTGGATACACTCGCGTCGGACTGGTTGTTAGGTCAGATTTCGCCGACCGGTGGAGCCATCAATGGGAAGCAGCCCACCTATACGCCCAATCTCAGATGGAAGGTACACTCGACACCATTCCAATCCTTAACCTAGACGAGACCGATCAAACGGAAACGATTCGTTCCTGGCTGCTTCGCTATCAGCCGCAAGCGGTTATTAGCCGATGCGACGGATTCTTCGAAGCCGCCGAGGCAGAAGGCATCAAAGTTCCCGATGATGTGGGGTACGTTAGTCTAAATGTTTCTGACGACAAACCCGGCGTCAGCGGCATTTATCAACATCGACGCACTATGGGGGCCACCTCAGTTGACGTACTCAACAGCCTCCTGCAGCGTAATCAGAGAGGGCCACTTGACGCTTCTATCGGAACTCAGGTAAACGGCTCTTGGCGCAAAGGTTTCTCGCTTCCCCCAATAAGCGAAGAACTCATCTCTAACTCCAATACCTCAAACATCGAATAG
- a CDS encoding SLC5 family protein gives MKISVLDSLIILLYFVGIIGLGLWISRRQAKGGREFFLAGGTMKWPFIGASLFATNISSQQFVGQAGLAFAVGIIAGGFQLVGAFCFILLSAFFIRTYMGLRLATSPEFFEKRYSGRCRVVVSFINLMMIILGNIAAALYAGALVLTHLLGWDQLPNAEFLYWLAIFLIGIAAGTYTLMGGLKAVIYCDFVQMVVLMLGGAFLLYFGIRELGGIEAVFVGNVDDAGRSMWSLLRPWDHAFGWLPMLTGGLILGVHGHCTDQDYIQRALSAGSLYHAKMGALFAGVLKTLALLFIAAPGVVAAQLFQGQEIIARDNAYVSLLTEVMPVGLLGLCLAGLLAAIMSSVDSGLCACGSLLTYDFFAKIKKGATDKELLKDGRIIMVILLVFCMLIAPFIRNFQGLFNYLLAVWAFLAPGVFVTVLFGLFYKRSTEKAAFWTLSIGVILGLLSFSLLNLPFLSTLKSQLPLFFQNNLNLSPWVTIVCAINMYLMSKYGYRDSEDDKRSNIVAVEGEDLTMTPDETRSYRRFLFGLASFITLMILFFSPVVFS, from the coding sequence GTGAAAATTAGCGTACTCGACTCCCTTATCATCCTCCTCTACTTCGTCGGCATCATTGGGCTGGGCCTTTGGATATCAAGGCGCCAAGCCAAGGGTGGTCGCGAGTTCTTCCTTGCAGGGGGCACTATGAAATGGCCGTTTATCGGAGCCTCCCTATTTGCGACCAATATTTCCAGCCAACAGTTCGTCGGCCAAGCTGGTCTCGCCTTTGCAGTCGGCATCATAGCGGGTGGTTTTCAATTAGTAGGCGCCTTTTGCTTCATTTTGCTCTCCGCCTTCTTTATCCGGACTTACATGGGACTTCGGCTAGCCACCTCACCAGAGTTCTTCGAGAAGCGCTACAGCGGTCGCTGCCGCGTGGTGGTTTCCTTCATCAACCTGATGATGATTATCTTGGGGAACATCGCAGCCGCTTTATACGCGGGCGCTTTGGTGCTCACCCATTTGCTCGGATGGGACCAATTACCCAATGCAGAATTTCTCTACTGGCTCGCGATCTTTCTTATCGGGATTGCCGCCGGCACCTACACGCTCATGGGTGGACTCAAAGCCGTTATTTACTGCGACTTTGTTCAAATGGTAGTGCTCATGCTTGGGGGCGCTTTCCTTCTCTACTTCGGGATTAGGGAATTGGGGGGAATTGAAGCGGTTTTCGTCGGTAACGTCGATGATGCTGGCCGCTCAATGTGGTCGCTGCTCCGTCCTTGGGACCACGCCTTTGGCTGGCTTCCCATGCTCACCGGCGGACTGATTCTGGGTGTGCATGGCCACTGCACCGACCAAGACTATATTCAAAGAGCATTATCGGCCGGCAGTCTCTACCATGCGAAGATGGGAGCTCTGTTTGCGGGAGTTCTCAAAACGCTGGCCCTCCTATTTATAGCAGCCCCAGGTGTAGTTGCGGCACAATTATTTCAAGGTCAGGAAATCATTGCCCGCGACAATGCCTACGTCAGCCTACTGACGGAAGTCATGCCTGTCGGGCTCCTAGGCCTTTGCCTCGCCGGGTTGCTTGCAGCCATCATGTCTAGCGTCGATTCGGGGCTTTGTGCCTGCGGGTCCCTGCTCACCTACGATTTTTTCGCCAAAATTAAGAAGGGAGCGACTGACAAGGAACTCTTAAAAGACGGCCGCATCATTATGGTCATCCTTCTTGTTTTTTGCATGCTCATCGCGCCGTTCATTCGCAATTTCCAAGGGCTGTTCAATTACCTCCTAGCTGTGTGGGCCTTCTTAGCTCCGGGGGTCTTCGTCACCGTACTCTTTGGTCTTTTCTACAAACGTTCGACAGAGAAAGCTGCGTTCTGGACCCTCTCGATCGGCGTCATACTTGGACTTTTATCATTCTCTCTTCTGAACCTTCCTTTCCTGAGTACGCTCAAAAGCCAGCTTCCGTTGTTTTTCCAGAACAATCTCAATCTATCTCCATGGGTCACTATCGTCTGCGCAATCAATATGTACTTGATGAGCAAATACGGTTATCGTGATTCAGAAGATGATAAACGTTCCAACATCGTCGCAGTCGAAGGAGAGGATCTCACTATGACTCCTGATGAGACCAGAAGCTATCGTAGATTCTTGTTTGGACTAGCTTCATTCATCACCCTCATGATTCTCTTCTTTTCGCCGGTTGTATTTTCGTAG
- a CDS encoding sulfatase family protein, giving the protein MNPLNLLIITPDQLRADYLSCYGHATIGTRNIDRLAQEGVRFDNCYCQSPLCAPSRVSFATSTYVGEHGCRNYWSTISPEVPNLATTLKSKGYRTGMFGKNHLFTYDQLDSVWDEIHEVTLGNYDDHPKYSKSYSSFEMEKDHAYNKTGELTDDTIDFMRNSEGPFLAWVNYQDPHPAYTCPEPYKSLFDPREISIPESYYQYDPDKQPYRNEVWRKHSEMDTCTEEELQNVIATYMGQVRYVDDSVGRILTMLDESGLAENTFVLFFSDHGELLGDYKMSHKLPAFYDCLTKIPAIIRHPDKKWAGAVFTGLTEEIDLVPTLLDLLGIDSPPTMVGKSWIQALEQQDYEGKETIISEAGGGAPTAKTPTPGLRLKAPHLPTSLGPGAMIRKGNWKLSMYVDDRCELYNFSDDPKELANHYENPKFSEVRADLTTELLKRTMGVKVRDSGIDWDTERYPIDVRFEPLLKLEPDAPGITGLDD; this is encoded by the coding sequence TTGAATCCGCTTAATCTACTCATCATTACTCCCGATCAGCTGCGAGCCGACTATCTCAGCTGCTACGGCCACGCTACAATCGGAACGCGAAATATCGACCGATTGGCCCAAGAAGGGGTACGTTTTGACAACTGCTACTGCCAATCTCCACTCTGCGCCCCAAGTCGTGTAAGCTTCGCTACAAGCACCTATGTCGGTGAACATGGGTGTCGGAACTACTGGTCAACGATCAGTCCTGAAGTACCTAATCTCGCGACCACGCTGAAATCAAAGGGGTATCGAACGGGAATGTTCGGGAAAAACCACCTGTTTACTTACGATCAGCTCGATTCCGTTTGGGATGAGATCCACGAGGTCACTCTTGGAAATTACGATGATCACCCAAAGTACTCTAAATCGTACAGCTCCTTTGAAATGGAAAAGGACCATGCCTACAACAAAACAGGCGAACTCACCGATGACACAATCGATTTCATGCGGAACTCTGAGGGACCTTTTTTAGCCTGGGTCAACTACCAGGATCCTCATCCTGCTTATACATGCCCAGAACCTTACAAGAGTCTTTTTGACCCAAGGGAGATTTCGATTCCGGAATCATATTACCAATACGATCCGGACAAGCAGCCCTATCGGAACGAGGTCTGGAGGAAGCATTCTGAGATGGATACCTGCACCGAAGAGGAGCTGCAGAATGTGATCGCGACATACATGGGCCAAGTGCGATATGTCGACGACTCGGTTGGACGCATACTTACGATGCTGGACGAAAGTGGTCTCGCAGAAAACACATTTGTCCTTTTCTTTTCAGATCACGGAGAACTGCTCGGCGACTACAAAATGTCCCACAAATTGCCAGCCTTCTATGACTGTCTGACAAAAATTCCTGCCATCATACGCCACCCTGATAAAAAGTGGGCTGGAGCAGTATTCACCGGTCTAACAGAAGAAATTGACCTCGTTCCAACCCTGCTGGATTTGCTCGGTATAGACTCGCCACCAACAATGGTCGGAAAATCTTGGATACAGGCACTTGAACAACAGGACTACGAAGGCAAAGAGACCATAATTTCAGAAGCCGGTGGAGGTGCGCCAACCGCCAAGACACCCACCCCGGGACTCCGCCTGAAAGCTCCTCACCTTCCCACGAGTCTGGGCCCAGGTGCGATGATTCGCAAAGGAAACTGGAAACTTAGTATGTACGTAGATGACCGGTGCGAACTTTACAATTTTTCAGATGACCCCAAAGAACTGGCTAATCATTACGAAAATCCCAAGTTCTCCGAAGTTCGCGCGGACCTAACAACCGAGCTTTTAAAAAGGACCATGGGTGTTAAGGTACGCGACTCGGGAATAGACTGGGACACCGAACGATATCCCATTGATGTTAGGTTCGAGCCGCTACTTAAACTTGAGCCCGACGCCCCGGGCATAACAGGTTTGGATGACTGA